The following proteins are co-located in the Streptomyces bottropensis ATCC 25435 genome:
- a CDS encoding sensor histidine kinase, with translation MRVGTSGTRGARDVPAPSAARHDDLAELGIDPDDLPDGLVVAGADGRVICFNAAAARITATPAAEALGRPLERALPLEDLEGRRWWQLTDPYGGLAIRVGQPERNLLLPGAREILVSARYIRTEPKGPVRRVVVSLRDTEARRRTERSHAELIATVAHELRSPLTSVKGFTATLLAKWERFTDDQKKLMLETVDADANRVTRLIAELLDISRIDSGRLEVRRQPVDIGAAVGRHIQAYVAAGQPADRFLLRIGQPLPDLWADPDKIDQVLSNLLENAVRHGEGTVTIDVTPTASPREGEDTGTSVTVSDEGSGIPEESMNRVFTRFWRGSKRGGTGLGLYIVKGIVEAHGGTITVGRAPLGGAEFRFTLPVSAPAYLA, from the coding sequence ATGAGGGTCGGCACGAGCGGCACACGGGGAGCACGGGACGTGCCCGCCCCATCGGCGGCCCGGCACGATGATCTCGCCGAGCTCGGCATCGACCCCGACGACCTCCCCGACGGACTGGTCGTGGCCGGCGCCGACGGCCGCGTGATCTGTTTCAACGCCGCCGCCGCCCGGATCACCGCCACCCCGGCCGCCGAAGCCCTCGGCCGCCCGCTGGAACGGGCCCTCCCCCTGGAAGATCTCGAAGGCCGCCGCTGGTGGCAGCTGACCGACCCGTACGGGGGGCTCGCCATCCGCGTCGGGCAGCCCGAGCGGAACCTGCTGCTGCCCGGGGCACGCGAGATCCTCGTGTCGGCCCGCTACATCCGCACGGAGCCCAAAGGACCCGTCCGCCGTGTCGTGGTCTCCCTGCGCGACACCGAGGCCCGGCGCCGCACCGAGCGCAGCCACGCCGAACTGATCGCCACCGTGGCCCATGAGCTGCGGTCGCCGCTGACGTCGGTCAAGGGGTTCACGGCGACGCTGCTCGCGAAGTGGGAGCGGTTCACGGACGACCAGAAGAAACTGATGCTGGAGACCGTGGACGCCGACGCCAACCGGGTCACGCGGCTCATCGCCGAGCTGCTGGACATCTCGCGGATCGACTCCGGGCGCCTCGAAGTGCGCAGGCAGCCCGTCGACATCGGCGCGGCCGTCGGACGGCACATCCAGGCGTACGTCGCCGCGGGACAGCCCGCCGACCGGTTCCTGCTCCGGATCGGGCAGCCGCTGCCCGATCTGTGGGCCGACCCGGACAAGATCGACCAGGTGCTGAGCAACCTGCTGGAAAATGCGGTGCGGCACGGCGAGGGAACGGTCACGATTGACGTCACGCCCACGGCGTCCCCCCGTGAGGGGGAGGACACCGGTACGTCGGTCACGGTGAGCGACGAGGGCAGTGGCATCCCGGAGGAGTCCATGAACCGCGTCTTCACCCGCTTCTGGCGGGGCAGCAAGCGCGGCGGCACCGGCCTCGGGCTCTACATCGTCAAGGGCATCGTCGAAGCCCACGGCGGCACCATCACCGTCGGACGCGCCCCCCTCGGCGGCGCCGAGTTCCGATTTACGTTGCCCGTGAGCGCTCCGGCCTACCTGGCCTGA
- a CDS encoding TrmH family RNA methyltransferase: MPTPELISPRSARVAAARRLAKRNFRGKDRLFLAEGPQAVREAAGHADTLVELFATPDAAERYADIVDEAHAAGARVHLADEAVVADISTTVTPQGLVGVCRFLDTPFGKILDSRPKLVAVLAHVRDPGNAGTVLRCADAAGAEAVVLTDASVDLYNPKAVRASVGSLFHLPVAVGVPVEEAVAGLRQAGVRILAADGAGEDDLDAELDKGTMGGPTAWVFGNEAWGLPEETRELADAVVRVPIHGKAESLNLATAAAVCLYASARAQRAFGGCRAVTPS; the protein is encoded by the coding sequence ATGCCCACCCCCGAGTTGATCTCCCCGCGCTCCGCCCGCGTCGCCGCGGCCCGCCGGCTCGCGAAGCGGAACTTCCGGGGGAAGGACCGGCTGTTCCTGGCGGAGGGCCCGCAGGCGGTGCGCGAGGCCGCCGGGCACGCGGACACCCTGGTCGAACTGTTCGCCACCCCCGACGCCGCGGAGCGGTACGCCGACATCGTGGACGAGGCCCACGCGGCCGGCGCCCGCGTGCACCTCGCCGACGAGGCGGTCGTCGCCGACATCTCCACCACCGTCACCCCGCAGGGCCTCGTCGGGGTCTGCCGGTTCCTCGACACCCCGTTCGGGAAGATCCTGGACAGCCGCCCCAAGCTCGTCGCCGTCCTCGCCCACGTCCGCGACCCCGGCAACGCCGGCACCGTACTGCGCTGCGCCGACGCCGCCGGGGCCGAGGCGGTCGTGCTCACCGACGCGTCCGTGGACCTCTACAACCCCAAGGCCGTGCGCGCCTCCGTCGGCTCTCTGTTCCATCTGCCCGTCGCCGTCGGCGTGCCCGTGGAGGAGGCCGTGGCGGGGCTCCGGCAGGCCGGGGTGCGGATCCTCGCCGCCGACGGCGCGGGCGAGGACGACCTCGACGCCGAACTGGACAAGGGGACGATGGGCGGTCCCACGGCGTGGGTGTTCGGGAACGAGGCGTGGGGGCTGCCCGAGGAGACGCGTGAGCTGGCCGACGCCGTCGTACGGGTGCCGATCCACGGAAAGGCGGAAAGCCTGAACCTGGCGACCGCCGCCGCCGTATGTCTCTACGCGTCCGCCCGCGCACAGCGCGCCTTCGGAGGGTGCCGCGCCGTCACGCCCAGCTAG
- the pheT gene encoding phenylalanine--tRNA ligase subunit beta has translation MRVPLSWLREYVDLPATQTGRDVQAKLVSAGLEVETVEQLGDGLKGPLVVGQVLSIEELTEFKKPIRFCTVDVGTANGTGEPQEIVCGARNFAVGDKVVVVLPGAELPGGFAISARKTYGRNSHGMICSSDELGMGDDGTKGIIVLPPETEVGKDAIELLELVDEVLDIAVTANRGDCLSIRGVARETAIAYGLPLRDPALLDVPGPNAFGHPVQVSDPLGCDRFTARTVTGLDPEARSPIWLKRRLQKVGMRPISLAVDITNYVMMELGQPLHAYDRSLVQGTIGVRRAEEGEKIVTLDGTTRTLHAEDLVITDERGPIGLAGVMGGADTEIADHDDLDNASSDVVIEAAHFDQVAIARTARRHKLSSEASRRFERGVDPLAAAAAAQRTVDLLVLLAGGTADAGVTEVIAPSAPHTISMPANHPDRVAGVEYGREIVVRRLQEVGCDVYGQDDLIVTVPSWRPDLTEVNDLAEEVIRLEGYENLPSTLPKPPSGRGLTHRQRLHRRVGRALAGAGYVEAPNYPFIGEQVFDQLGLDADDPARRVVRLTNPLNDEEPALRTSLLPGLLGALRRNDGRGTHDLALFETGLVFLPRGEQRVAGALPVDRRPTDEEIASLNAALPEQPRHVAVVVAGAREQAGWWGRGRPADWADTVEAGRAVAREAGAELIVRKGQYGPWHPGRCAEFLIVADGVERVVGHAGELHPRVLKALGLPARTAAMEIDVDALEQVGDSTPQAPRISSFPVATQDVALVVDAFVPHADVEAALREGAGELLEGIRLFDVYENAEQLGDGRKSLAYALRFRAEDRTLTVDEASAARDAAVALAGERTGAVLRS, from the coding sequence ATGCGGGTCCCGCTTTCCTGGCTGCGGGAGTACGTCGACCTGCCGGCCACCCAGACCGGCCGTGACGTCCAGGCCAAGCTCGTCTCGGCCGGACTGGAGGTCGAGACGGTCGAGCAGCTCGGCGACGGCCTCAAGGGCCCCCTGGTCGTCGGTCAGGTGCTGAGCATCGAGGAGCTGACGGAGTTCAAGAAGCCCATCCGCTTCTGCACCGTCGACGTCGGCACCGCCAACGGCACCGGCGAGCCGCAGGAGATCGTCTGCGGCGCCCGCAACTTCGCCGTCGGCGACAAGGTCGTGGTCGTCCTTCCCGGCGCCGAACTGCCCGGCGGCTTCGCCATCTCCGCCCGTAAGACCTACGGCCGCAACTCGCACGGCATGATCTGCTCCAGCGACGAGCTGGGCATGGGCGACGACGGCACCAAGGGCATCATCGTGCTGCCGCCGGAGACCGAGGTCGGCAAGGACGCGATCGAGCTGCTGGAACTCGTCGACGAGGTCCTCGACATCGCCGTCACCGCCAACCGCGGCGACTGCCTGTCGATCCGGGGCGTCGCCCGCGAGACCGCCATCGCCTACGGCCTGCCGCTGCGCGACCCGGCGCTCCTCGACGTCCCCGGCCCGAACGCGTTCGGACACCCCGTCCAGGTCTCCGACCCGCTCGGCTGCGACCGCTTCACCGCCCGCACCGTCACCGGTCTCGACCCCGAGGCGCGCTCCCCGATCTGGCTCAAGCGCCGGCTGCAGAAGGTCGGCATGCGCCCGATCTCGCTCGCCGTCGACATCACCAACTACGTGATGATGGAACTGGGCCAGCCGCTGCACGCCTACGACCGCTCCCTGGTCCAGGGCACGATCGGGGTGCGCCGGGCCGAGGAGGGCGAGAAGATCGTCACCCTCGACGGCACCACCCGCACCCTGCACGCCGAGGACCTGGTGATCACCGACGAGCGCGGCCCCATCGGCCTCGCCGGGGTCATGGGCGGCGCCGACACCGAGATCGCCGACCACGACGATCTGGACAACGCCTCCAGCGACGTCGTCATCGAGGCCGCCCACTTCGACCAGGTCGCCATCGCGCGCACGGCCCGCCGGCACAAGCTGTCGTCGGAGGCGTCCCGCCGCTTCGAACGCGGCGTCGACCCGCTGGCCGCGGCGGCCGCCGCCCAGCGCACCGTCGACCTGCTCGTGCTCCTCGCGGGCGGCACCGCCGACGCGGGCGTCACCGAGGTGATCGCCCCGTCCGCGCCGCACACGATCAGCATGCCGGCGAATCACCCCGACCGGGTCGCGGGCGTCGAGTACGGCCGCGAGATCGTCGTACGCCGCCTCCAGGAGGTCGGCTGCGACGTCTACGGCCAGGACGACCTGATCGTCACCGTGCCGTCCTGGCGGCCCGACCTCACCGAGGTCAACGACCTCGCCGAGGAGGTCATCCGCCTGGAGGGCTACGAGAACCTGCCCTCCACCCTCCCCAAGCCCCCCTCGGGCCGGGGCCTGACCCACCGGCAGCGGCTGCACCGCCGCGTGGGCCGCGCGCTGGCCGGCGCCGGGTACGTCGAGGCGCCGAACTACCCGTTCATCGGCGAGCAGGTCTTCGACCAGCTCGGCCTGGACGCCGACGACCCGGCCCGCCGTGTCGTCAGGCTGACCAACCCGCTCAACGACGAGGAGCCCGCGCTCCGCACGTCGCTGTTGCCGGGCCTGCTGGGCGCGCTGCGGCGCAACGACGGCCGGGGCACGCACGACCTGGCCCTGTTCGAGACCGGGCTGGTGTTCCTCCCGCGTGGCGAGCAGCGTGTCGCCGGCGCGCTGCCGGTCGACCGCCGGCCCACCGACGAGGAGATCGCGTCGCTGAACGCCGCGCTGCCGGAGCAGCCGCGCCACGTCGCCGTCGTCGTCGCGGGGGCCCGTGAGCAGGCCGGCTGGTGGGGCCGGGGCCGTCCGGCCGACTGGGCCGACACCGTCGAGGCGGGCCGCGCCGTCGCCCGCGAGGCCGGTGCCGAACTGATCGTCCGCAAGGGCCAGTACGGTCCCTGGCACCCGGGCCGGTGCGCCGAGTTCCTGATCGTGGCGGACGGCGTCGAGCGGGTCGTCGGCCACGCCGGTGAGCTGCATCCGCGGGTGCTCAAGGCGCTCGGACTGCCGGCCCGTACCGCCGCGATGGAGATCGACGTGGACGCCCTGGAGCAGGTGGGGGACAGCACCCCGCAGGCGCCGCGCATCTCCTCGTTCCCGGTCGCCACGCAGGACGTCGCGCTCGTGGTCGACGCGTTCGTGCCGCACGCCGACGTGGAGGCCGCGCTGCGCGAGGGAGCGGGCGAACTGCTGGAGGGCATCCGGCTGTTCGACGTCTACGAGAACGCGGAGCAGCTCGGTGACGGGCGGAAGTCGCTGGCGTACGCGCTGCGGTTCCGTGCCGAGGACCGGACGCTGACCGTGGACGAGGCCTCGGCGGCCCGGGACGCGGCGGTCGCCCTCGCGGGCGAGCGCACCGGCGCGGTGCTGCGGAGCTAG
- the pheS gene encoding phenylalanine--tRNA ligase subunit alpha, with amino-acid sequence MSAPNKSYDPVEVEALKPEEIERMRDEALAAFAAADSLDALQEAKVAHTGGTSPLALANREIGALPPQAKAAAGKLVGQARGAVNKGLAARQSELEAERDARVLVEEAVDVTLPYDRVPAGARHPLTTLSERIEDVFVAMGYEVAEGPQVEAEWFNFDALNIGPDHPARGEADTFFVQGPEGGTESGVVLRTHTSPVQIRSLLDRELPVYVICPGVVYRTDELDATHTPVFRQVELLAVDEGLTMADLKGTMDHMVQALFGEGMKTRLRPNFFPFTEPSAEMDMVCYVCRGESVGNPDRPCRTCSSEGWIELGGCGMVNPKVLTACGVDPEKYSGFAFGFGIERMLMFRHNVEDMRDMVEGDVRFTRPFGMEI; translated from the coding sequence ATGTCGGCACCGAATAAGTCGTACGACCCGGTAGAGGTCGAGGCCTTGAAACCGGAAGAGATCGAGCGCATGCGGGACGAGGCGCTCGCCGCCTTCGCCGCCGCGGACTCCCTCGACGCGCTCCAGGAGGCCAAGGTCGCCCACACCGGCGGCACCTCCCCGCTGGCACTCGCCAACCGCGAGATCGGCGCACTGCCCCCGCAGGCCAAGGCCGCCGCAGGCAAGCTGGTCGGCCAGGCGCGGGGCGCGGTCAACAAGGGCCTCGCCGCCCGTCAGAGCGAGCTGGAGGCCGAGCGGGACGCCCGGGTACTGGTCGAGGAGGCGGTGGACGTCACGCTGCCCTACGACCGCGTACCGGCCGGCGCCCGCCACCCCCTCACCACCCTGTCGGAGCGCATCGAGGACGTCTTCGTGGCCATGGGCTACGAGGTCGCCGAGGGCCCCCAGGTCGAGGCCGAGTGGTTCAACTTCGACGCCCTCAACATCGGCCCGGACCACCCGGCCCGCGGCGAGGCCGACACCTTCTTCGTGCAGGGCCCCGAGGGCGGCACCGAGTCCGGTGTCGTGCTGCGCACCCACACCTCGCCCGTACAGATCCGCTCGCTGCTCGACCGTGAGCTGCCGGTGTACGTGATCTGCCCCGGTGTCGTGTACCGCACCGACGAGCTGGACGCCACGCACACCCCGGTCTTCCGCCAGGTCGAGCTGCTGGCCGTCGACGAGGGCCTCACCATGGCCGACCTCAAGGGCACCATGGACCACATGGTCCAGGCGCTGTTCGGCGAGGGCATGAAGACCCGGCTGCGGCCGAACTTCTTCCCGTTCACCGAGCCGTCCGCCGAGATGGACATGGTGTGCTACGTCTGCCGCGGCGAGTCCGTCGGCAACCCCGACCGCCCCTGCCGCACCTGCTCCAGCGAGGGCTGGATCGAGCTGGGCGGCTGCGGCATGGTCAACCCCAAGGTGCTCACCGCCTGCGGCGTCGACCCCGAGAAGTACAGCGGCTTCGCCTTCGGGTTCGGCATCGAGCGGATGCTGATGTTCCGCCACAACGTCGAAGACATGCGAGACATGGTCGAGGGTGACGTCCGGTTCACCCGGCCGTTCGGGATGGAGATCTGA
- the rplT gene encoding 50S ribosomal protein L20, with product MARVKRAVNAHKKRRAILEAASGYRGQRSRLYRKAKEQVTHSLVYNYNDRKKRKGDFRQLWIQRINAAARQNGMTYNRLIQGLKAANIEVDRKILAELAVNDATAFSALVEVAQKALPADVNAPKAA from the coding sequence GTGGCACGCGTCAAGCGGGCGGTAAACGCCCACAAGAAGCGCCGGGCGATCCTCGAGGCGGCCTCCGGCTACCGCGGTCAGCGTTCGCGCCTGTACCGCAAGGCCAAGGAGCAGGTCACCCACTCGCTGGTCTACAACTACAACGACCGCAAGAAGCGCAAGGGCGACTTCCGTCAGCTGTGGATCCAGCGCATCAACGCTGCGGCCCGCCAGAACGGCATGACGTACAACCGCCTCATCCAGGGTCTGAAGGCCGCGAACATCGAGGTCGACCGCAAGATCCTCGCCGAGCTGGCCGTCAACGACGCCACGGCGTTCTCCGCGCTGGTCGAGGTCGCGCAGAAGGCGCTGCCGGCGGACGTGAACGCGCCCAAGGCGGCGTGA
- the rpmI gene encoding 50S ribosomal protein L35: MPKNKSHSGASKRFKITGSGKVLRERAGKRHLLEHKSSRVTRRLTGNAEMAPGDAAKIKKLLGK; this comes from the coding sequence ATGCCGAAGAACAAGTCGCACAGCGGTGCCAGCAAGCGCTTCAAGATCACCGGCTCCGGCAAGGTGCTCCGTGAGCGCGCCGGCAAGCGCCACCTGCTCGAGCACAAGTCGTCCCGCGTGACGCGTCGCCTCACCGGCAACGCCGAGATGGCCCCGGGCGACGCCGCGAAGATCAAGAAGCTTCTCGGCAAGTGA